The following coding sequences lie in one Megalodesulfovibrio gigas DSM 1382 = ATCC 19364 genomic window:
- a CDS encoding HyaD/HybD family hydrogenase maturation endopeptidase gives MSNDSPRILVMGVGNILYTDEGLGVRLVEHLEARYDFSEQVTLFDGGTLGMRLMGPIMECDLLIVLDAVLGGDEPGAIYRLTGDDLRKSLAFKNSMHQTDLVDTLIFCQLAGHCPEAVIIGMEPFDYETMHPEISPLAQERLPLMAEVALKEIAAHGGSFTPKSA, from the coding sequence ATGTCCAACGACTCTCCCCGCATCCTCGTCATGGGCGTCGGCAACATCCTGTACACCGACGAAGGCCTGGGCGTGCGCCTGGTGGAGCACCTGGAAGCGCGCTACGACTTTTCGGAACAAGTCACCCTGTTTGATGGCGGTACCCTGGGCATGCGCCTCATGGGACCCATCATGGAATGCGATCTGCTCATCGTGCTGGATGCCGTGCTCGGCGGCGACGAACCCGGCGCCATTTACCGCCTCACAGGGGACGACCTGCGCAAGAGCCTGGCCTTCAAGAACTCCATGCATCAGACCGATCTGGTGGATACCCTCATCTTCTGCCAACTGGCCGGGCACTGCCCCGAGGCCGTGATCATCGGCATGGAGCCCTTCGATTACGAGACCATGCACCCGGAAATCTCCCCCCTGGCCCAGGAACGCCTGCCCCTCATGGCCGAGGTGGCCCTCAAGGAAATCGCCGCCCACGGCGGCAGCTTTACTCCCAAATCGGCGTAA
- a CDS encoding sensor histidine kinase: MSSTSKHPSTETPAPVRVTELELRERVKELECLYAVSRLAQRRELPLAVLAREVAGLLCQAWRYPELAAARVELEGQAFATPGFVRTPWRQTRRIVAEAAPAGRIELCYLHWPPPSPGMPGLQGASDPPFLEEEAKLLQAVAENLGRILESRRAEERLQALSRELIRAQETERQRIARELHDDVAQSLSMLKIGLESLAHDQPRVQAQELAAAAGAIIGAVRNIAYDLQPPGLAQLGLVSTIFKLCEDVSARCGLPVEFRADGMDAVKLDFDRQINIYRIVQEALSNVLQHAGASRVAVKLVASHPSILLRVEDNGRGFVPGGQQRDRHMGLWNMGERARLLGGTLRIRAAPGKGAGIVVELPLETTEIQE; the protein is encoded by the coding sequence ATGTCCAGCACATCCAAACATCCGAGCACCGAAACTCCGGCACCCGTGCGCGTCACGGAACTGGAACTGCGGGAGCGTGTGAAGGAGCTGGAGTGCCTGTATGCTGTCTCGCGTCTGGCGCAGCGCCGGGAACTGCCTCTGGCTGTGCTGGCCCGGGAGGTGGCCGGGCTGCTCTGCCAGGCGTGGCGGTATCCGGAGCTGGCCGCGGCCCGGGTGGAGCTGGAAGGACAGGCCTTCGCCACGCCGGGCTTTGTGCGCACCCCCTGGCGGCAGACGCGACGCATTGTGGCCGAGGCCGCCCCGGCCGGCCGTATCGAACTGTGCTATCTGCACTGGCCGCCACCCTCTCCGGGCATGCCCGGGTTGCAGGGGGCGTCGGACCCCCCCTTTTTGGAAGAAGAAGCCAAACTGCTGCAGGCGGTGGCCGAAAATCTGGGACGCATCCTGGAATCCAGACGGGCCGAGGAACGGTTGCAGGCCCTGTCCCGCGAACTCATCCGCGCCCAGGAGACCGAGCGCCAGCGCATTGCCCGGGAACTGCATGACGACGTGGCCCAGTCCCTGTCCATGCTCAAAATCGGCCTGGAATCCCTGGCGCACGACCAGCCACGGGTGCAGGCGCAGGAACTGGCGGCAGCAGCAGGGGCAATCATCGGCGCCGTGCGCAACATCGCCTATGACCTGCAGCCCCCGGGCCTGGCGCAGCTGGGGCTGGTGAGCACCATTTTCAAACTGTGCGAGGATGTCTCTGCCCGCTGCGGCCTGCCGGTGGAGTTTCGAGCCGATGGCATGGATGCGGTGAAGCTGGACTTCGATCGGCAGATCAACATCTACCGCATCGTGCAGGAGGCCTTGTCCAACGTGCTGCAGCACGCCGGCGCCTCGCGGGTGGCGGTGAAGCTGGTGGCTTCGCACCCGTCCATCCTGCTGCGGGTGGAGGACAACGGCCGGGGCTTTGTGCCCGGGGGGCAGCAGCGGGATCGGCACATGGGCCTGTGGAACATGGGCGAGCGGGCCCGCCTGCTGGGCGGCACGCTGCGCATCCGCGCCGCACCGGGAAAGGGTGCCGGGATTGTGGTGGAACTCCCCTTGGAAACAACAGAAATTCAGGAATAA
- a CDS encoding nickel-dependent hydrogenase large subunit, translated as MSEMQGNKIVVDPITRIEGHLRIEVEVEGGKIKNAWSMSTLFRGLEMILKGRDPRDAQHFTQRACGVCTYVHALASVRAVDNCVGVKIPENATLMRNLTMGAQYMHDHLVHFYHLHALDWVNVANALNADPAKAARLANDLSPRKTTTESLKAVQAKVKALVESGQLGIFTNAYFLGGHPAYVLPAEVDLIATAHYLEALRVQVKAARAMAIFGAKNPHTQFTVVGGCTNYDSLRPERIAEFRKLYKEVREFIEQVYITDLLAVAGFYKNWAGIGKTSNFLTCGEFPTDEYDLNSRYTPQGVIWGNDLSKVDDFNPDLIEEHVKYSWYEGADAHHPYKGVTKPKWTEFHGEDRYSWMKAPRYKGEAFEVGPLASVLVAYAKKHEPTVKAVDLVLKTLGVGPEALFSTLGRTAARGIQCLTAAQEVEVWLDKLEANVKAGKDDLYTDWQYPTESQGVGFVNAPRGMLSHWIVQRGGKIENFQLVVPSTWNLGPRCAEGKLSAVEQALIGTPIADPKRPVEILRTVHSYDPCIACGVHVIDPESNQVHKFRIL; from the coding sequence ATGTCTGAAATGCAAGGCAACAAGATCGTCGTCGATCCCATCACCCGGATCGAGGGCCATCTTCGCATTGAAGTGGAAGTGGAAGGCGGCAAGATCAAGAACGCCTGGAGCATGTCCACGCTGTTCCGCGGCCTGGAAATGATCCTCAAGGGCCGCGACCCGCGCGACGCCCAGCACTTCACCCAGCGCGCCTGCGGCGTGTGCACCTATGTGCATGCCCTGGCCTCCGTCCGCGCCGTGGACAACTGCGTGGGCGTGAAGATTCCCGAAAACGCCACTCTCATGCGCAACCTCACCATGGGCGCGCAATACATGCACGACCACTTGGTGCACTTCTACCACCTGCATGCCCTTGACTGGGTGAACGTGGCCAACGCCCTGAACGCCGATCCGGCCAAGGCTGCCCGCCTGGCCAACGATCTCTCCCCCCGCAAAACCACCACGGAAAGCCTCAAGGCCGTGCAGGCCAAGGTCAAGGCCCTGGTGGAAAGCGGCCAGCTGGGCATCTTCACCAACGCCTACTTCCTGGGCGGCCACCCCGCCTATGTGCTGCCGGCGGAAGTGGACCTCATCGCCACCGCCCACTACCTGGAAGCCCTGCGCGTGCAGGTGAAGGCCGCCCGGGCCATGGCCATCTTCGGCGCCAAGAACCCCCACACCCAGTTCACCGTGGTGGGTGGTTGCACCAACTACGACTCCCTGCGTCCCGAACGCATCGCCGAATTCCGCAAGCTGTACAAGGAAGTCCGCGAGTTCATCGAGCAGGTGTACATCACGGACCTGCTGGCCGTGGCCGGGTTCTACAAGAACTGGGCCGGCATCGGCAAAACGTCCAACTTCCTCACCTGCGGCGAATTCCCCACCGACGAATACGATCTGAACTCCCGCTACACCCCGCAGGGCGTGATCTGGGGCAACGACCTCAGCAAGGTGGACGACTTCAACCCCGACCTCATCGAGGAGCACGTCAAGTACTCCTGGTACGAAGGCGCGGACGCCCACCATCCGTACAAGGGCGTCACCAAGCCCAAGTGGACCGAATTCCACGGCGAAGATCGCTACTCCTGGATGAAGGCCCCCCGGTACAAGGGCGAAGCCTTCGAAGTGGGGCCGTTGGCCTCCGTGCTCGTGGCTTACGCCAAGAAGCACGAACCCACCGTCAAGGCTGTGGATCTTGTCCTCAAGACCCTGGGCGTGGGCCCCGAAGCCCTGTTCTCCACCCTGGGCCGCACCGCCGCCCGCGGCATTCAGTGCCTCACCGCCGCTCAGGAAGTGGAAGTGTGGCTGGACAAGCTGGAAGCCAACGTCAAGGCTGGCAAGGACGATCTCTACACCGATTGGCAGTACCCCACCGAGTCCCAGGGCGTGGGCTTTGTTAACGCGCCCCGCGGCATGCTCTCCCACTGGATTGTCCAGCGTGGCGGCAAGATCGAGAACTTCCAGCTCGTGGTGCCCTCCACCTGGAACCTCGGCCCCCGCTGCGCCGAAGGCAAACTCTCCGCTGTGGAACAGGCCCTCATCGGTACGCCCATCGCCGATCCCAAGCGTCCTGTGGAAATCCTGCGCACCGTGCACTCCTACGACCCCTGCATCGCCTGCGGCGTGCACGTGATCGATCCGGAGTCCAACCAGGTGCACAAGTTCCGCATCCTGTAG
- a CDS encoding rod shape-determining protein produces MFLISDAAQARKAARQAPGADVGVDFGTGHVVIWKRGQGLVLHAPSIIALNCKAQHRVLAVGDQAKRYAGRTPRGIRVISPMQGGMVADLDMAETLLKTLLQSCHGPGRRRRLAIAIPLDATDVERNALLGLAGELGYAAVQGLPSPLAAALGAGLPVLEPRASMVLDLGSGCCEAAIVAMGGIVTSRTLRSGGNELDAAVQQQIRLQHHLHAGQEACEALRQDLGSLDPAHDTRRLPIKGLDTRKGLPCAMEIEAAELRPILTRFALAVADTARSVLERCPPELSGDLLESGITLCGGLALQHGLAAFLQQELRLPVFQDAAPLTTVARGLGAAF; encoded by the coding sequence ATGTTTCTGATCTCCGACGCCGCCCAGGCGCGCAAAGCCGCCCGCCAGGCCCCCGGGGCAGACGTGGGCGTGGATTTCGGCACCGGCCATGTGGTGATCTGGAAACGCGGCCAGGGCCTGGTGCTGCATGCGCCAAGCATCATTGCGCTGAACTGCAAGGCACAGCACCGGGTGCTGGCGGTAGGGGATCAGGCCAAGCGCTATGCGGGCAGAACGCCCAGGGGCATCCGTGTCATCAGCCCCATGCAGGGTGGCATGGTGGCGGATCTGGACATGGCCGAAACCCTGCTCAAGACCTTGCTGCAGTCCTGCCATGGCCCCGGCCGGCGACGGCGGCTGGCCATCGCCATTCCCCTGGACGCCACGGACGTGGAACGCAATGCCCTGCTGGGGCTGGCCGGCGAGCTGGGCTATGCCGCGGTGCAGGGGCTGCCCTCGCCCCTGGCGGCAGCCCTGGGGGCCGGCCTGCCCGTTCTGGAACCCCGGGCAAGCATGGTGCTGGATCTCGGCAGCGGCTGCTGCGAAGCTGCCATCGTGGCCATGGGCGGCATCGTGACCAGCCGCACCCTGCGCAGTGGCGGGAATGAGTTGGACGCCGCCGTGCAGCAGCAGATCCGCCTGCAGCATCACCTGCATGCCGGGCAGGAGGCCTGCGAAGCCCTGCGCCAGGATCTGGGCTCCCTGGATCCGGCACACGACACGCGGCGGCTGCCCATCAAAGGCCTGGATACCCGCAAGGGCCTGCCATGCGCCATGGAGATTGAGGCTGCAGAACTGCGGCCAATCCTGACACGCTTTGCCCTGGCCGTGGCAGACACGGCCCGCAGCGTGCTGGAACGCTGCCCGCCGGAACTGTCCGGCGATCTGCTGGAAAGCGGCATCACCCTGTGCGGCGGGCTGGCCCTACAACACGGGCTGGCGGCCTTCCTGCAACAGGAGCTGCGCCTGCCCGTGTTCCAGGATGCCGCCCCCCTGACCACCGTGGCCCGGGGGCTGGGCGCGGCGTTCTGA
- a CDS encoding glutamate synthase-related protein, with protein MQTRPRQNDVIGSANRGAACESSLCTLCRADCAGKCETWLSSLRGRAVLYPRDFGMVTAGSDNTTHVGVSYNSLRIQGNLFGAQGLPPGVSANADNCLFTNVSLETTFGADSQMKARLPIMTGALGSTIIAARYWDAFASGCALVGVPIVVGENVVGVDREARLDNGRIAEAPELDRRIAVYRRYMDGGYGAIIVQLNVEDARNGVAQYIVDTHGDDVMIELKWGQGAKSIGGEIKVSSLAYAQFLKERGYLVDPDPDLPEVQQAFADGAVTCFARHSRLGFTEQPGWDGVRANFMDAVAELRRCGFKRISLKTGCYGLEALAMAIRLAADARLDLLTIDGAGGGTGMSPWNMMETWGVPSLPLHAKAAEYAALVAAQGQRPADMAFAGGLVREDHLFKALALGAPYTKLVCMGRAMMIPGFLGANIEGALYPDRKAAVHGNWDSLPKTVQAMGETPEKLFACFHEVQAKVGPKAMKELPLGAVAMWCLADKLGAGLQQLMAGARKFRLSGISRQDLFSANEETARETGIPTFSQAGDEFARRILLG; from the coding sequence ATGCAGACTCGGCCCAGACAGAACGACGTGATCGGAAGCGCCAACCGCGGCGCAGCGTGCGAATCCAGCCTGTGTACCCTGTGTCGGGCGGACTGCGCCGGCAAATGCGAGACGTGGCTTTCCAGCCTGCGCGGCAGGGCCGTGCTGTACCCCAGGGACTTCGGCATGGTGACCGCCGGCAGCGACAATACCACCCATGTGGGTGTTTCCTACAACTCCTTGCGCATTCAGGGCAATCTGTTCGGCGCACAGGGCCTGCCCCCCGGCGTGTCCGCCAATGCGGACAATTGTCTGTTCACCAACGTCAGCCTGGAAACCACCTTCGGCGCAGACAGTCAGATGAAGGCCCGCCTGCCTATCATGACCGGCGCCCTGGGATCCACCATCATCGCCGCCCGTTACTGGGACGCCTTTGCCTCGGGCTGCGCCCTGGTGGGCGTGCCCATCGTGGTGGGGGAGAATGTGGTGGGTGTGGACCGCGAAGCCCGTCTGGACAACGGCCGCATTGCCGAAGCGCCGGAGCTGGACCGCCGCATTGCCGTGTACCGGCGCTACATGGATGGCGGCTACGGGGCCATCATTGTCCAGCTCAATGTGGAGGACGCCCGCAACGGCGTGGCCCAGTACATCGTGGACACCCACGGCGACGACGTGATGATTGAACTCAAATGGGGCCAGGGGGCCAAGAGCATTGGCGGGGAAATCAAGGTCTCCAGCCTGGCCTATGCCCAGTTCCTCAAGGAACGCGGCTACCTGGTGGATCCTGATCCCGATCTGCCCGAAGTGCAGCAGGCCTTTGCCGACGGCGCCGTCACCTGCTTTGCCCGGCACAGCCGCCTGGGCTTCACGGAGCAGCCCGGCTGGGATGGCGTGCGCGCCAACTTCATGGATGCCGTGGCCGAACTGCGCCGCTGCGGCTTCAAGCGCATTTCCCTCAAGACCGGCTGCTACGGCCTGGAAGCCCTGGCCATGGCCATCCGCCTGGCTGCGGACGCCCGGCTTGATCTGCTGACCATCGACGGCGCCGGCGGCGGCACCGGCATGAGCCCCTGGAACATGATGGAAACCTGGGGCGTGCCCTCCCTGCCCCTGCATGCCAAGGCCGCGGAATATGCCGCCCTGGTTGCCGCCCAGGGCCAGCGTCCGGCAGACATGGCCTTTGCCGGCGGTCTGGTCCGTGAAGACCACCTCTTCAAGGCCCTGGCCCTGGGCGCACCCTACACCAAGCTGGTGTGCATGGGCCGGGCGATGATGATTCCCGGATTCCTGGGCGCGAACATCGAAGGCGCGTTGTACCCCGATCGCAAGGCCGCCGTGCACGGCAATTGGGATAGCCTGCCCAAAACCGTCCAGGCCATGGGCGAGACCCCGGAAAAGCTCTTTGCCTGCTTCCACGAAGTGCAGGCCAAGGTGGGCCCCAAGGCCATGAAGGAACTGCCCCTGGGTGCAGTGGCCATGTGGTGTCTGGCGGACAAGCTGGGCGCAGGCCTGCAGCAGCTCATGGCCGGTGCCCGGAAGTTCCGCCTCAGCGGCATCAGCCGGCAGGATCTCTTCTCGGCCAACGAGGAGACGGCCCGCGAAACCGGCATTCCCACCTTCTCCCAGGCCGGCGACGAGTTCGCCCGCCGCATTCTGCTGGGGTAG
- the nadA gene encoding quinolinate synthase NadA, with translation MTPTERILAIKAKLGRDLVILAHHYQEDAVVQHADQTGDSLELARAIPGTAAKYVVFCGVAFMAESAALLAPAGVQVFNPVPEAACVMAEMSPATYVEAVLQRLQHPESPVIPLAYVNTSVATKAVVGRFGGAVCTSANAATMLQWALAQADKAGQQGRVLFLPDQHLGHNTANKLGIPAEKRLRLDIRGRGERIDAQAALQARLLLWPGNCPVHAVRFKLSQIQQVRDQYPEAKIAVHPECAQEVVNAVDGAGSTSFLIKYAAEAPAGSRVYIGTECNLVDRLTRRHAAEKTILPLWRSGCSNMNKTTEARLADALEAMLEGRTAATTVDEADTAPARASLTRMLEACS, from the coding sequence ATGACGCCCACCGAACGCATTCTTGCCATCAAGGCCAAGCTGGGCCGGGATCTCGTCATCCTGGCGCATCATTATCAGGAAGACGCCGTGGTGCAGCACGCGGACCAGACCGGGGATTCCCTGGAGCTGGCCCGGGCCATCCCTGGCACGGCCGCGAAATACGTGGTGTTCTGCGGCGTGGCCTTCATGGCCGAATCCGCCGCGCTGCTGGCTCCGGCCGGGGTGCAGGTGTTCAACCCCGTGCCCGAGGCCGCCTGCGTGATGGCGGAAATGTCTCCGGCAACGTATGTGGAAGCCGTGCTCCAGCGGTTGCAGCATCCTGAAAGTCCGGTAATCCCGTTGGCCTACGTCAATACTTCCGTGGCCACCAAGGCCGTGGTGGGGCGCTTTGGCGGGGCGGTGTGCACCTCGGCCAATGCCGCCACCATGCTGCAATGGGCCCTGGCACAGGCAGACAAAGCCGGGCAACAGGGCAGGGTGCTCTTTTTGCCGGACCAGCACCTTGGCCACAACACGGCGAACAAGCTGGGCATTCCCGCAGAAAAGCGCCTCAGGCTGGATATTCGCGGCCGCGGCGAACGCATTGACGCGCAGGCTGCCCTGCAGGCCCGGCTGCTGTTGTGGCCGGGCAACTGCCCGGTGCACGCCGTCCGGTTCAAGCTGTCGCAGATTCAGCAGGTCCGCGATCAGTATCCCGAGGCGAAGATTGCCGTGCATCCCGAATGCGCGCAGGAAGTGGTCAACGCCGTGGACGGCGCCGGGTCCACGTCCTTCCTCATCAAGTATGCCGCCGAGGCCCCGGCCGGCAGCCGGGTGTATATCGGCACGGAATGCAATCTGGTGGACCGGTTGACCAGACGTCATGCCGCGGAAAAGACTATCCTGCCCCTGTGGCGTTCCGGCTGCAGCAACATGAACAAGACCACCGAAGCCCGCCTGGCCGACGCCCTGGAAGCCATGCTGGAAGGGCGCACCGCAGCCACCACCGTGGACGAGGCAGACACGGCCCCGGCCAGGGCGAGCCTCACGCGCATGCTGGAGGCGTGTTCGTAG
- the mgtE gene encoding magnesium transporter, with amino-acid sequence MEMDKQEMDIRHPSQAPRDAESLAGLVHDQQESFENVHPADAADHLEAMPLEEQVETVGNLDPEDAANAISEMDTHRRAQLIATLDPDQAAHIFSQMPYDDAADVLDELPRPLRETMLKRMHKEDAAQIAHLMRYDPDTAGGVMNTENVILDHGLTADQAIAILRRDIEDKEIPYYAYIVDEDERLKGVASLRELLVARPGVLLRDLIKDQTLITVHSRTDKEEVARSLSHYNFLALPVVDDAGKFLGVVTHDDVIDIIHEEASEDMLGMVGAGVDETVDTPWRQSVLKRLPWLCVNMFTSLMAAIVVGFFEESIEKMAILAVLMGIVCNQGGNTGQQSLAVVIRQLVLEAMDRKKSSHAIRRELRIGLLNGLVIGVLVSAAVTLVTKNLVLGMVMGGALLMNMTLGATVGASIPLVLRRLGRDPAQASSIFLTACTDTGGFLIFLGLATLFLL; translated from the coding sequence ATGGAAATGGACAAACAGGAAATGGACATCCGCCACCCTTCGCAAGCCCCCCGCGACGCCGAGTCCCTGGCCGGTCTGGTGCACGACCAGCAGGAATCCTTCGAGAACGTGCACCCTGCCGACGCCGCAGACCACCTGGAGGCCATGCCCCTTGAGGAACAGGTGGAAACCGTCGGCAATCTGGATCCCGAGGACGCAGCCAACGCCATCTCCGAGATGGACACCCACCGCCGCGCCCAGCTCATCGCCACGCTGGACCCGGACCAGGCCGCGCACATCTTCTCCCAAATGCCCTACGACGACGCTGCCGACGTGCTTGACGAGCTGCCCCGCCCCCTGCGCGAGACCATGCTCAAACGCATGCACAAGGAAGACGCCGCCCAGATAGCCCACCTGATGCGCTACGACCCCGACACCGCCGGCGGGGTCATGAACACGGAAAACGTCATCCTGGATCACGGCCTCACGGCAGACCAGGCCATCGCCATCCTGCGCCGGGACATCGAAGACAAGGAAATCCCGTACTACGCCTATATCGTGGACGAAGACGAACGGCTCAAGGGCGTGGCCTCCTTGCGGGAGCTGCTGGTGGCCCGGCCGGGCGTGCTGCTGCGCGATCTCATCAAGGATCAAACCCTCATCACCGTGCATTCACGCACGGACAAGGAAGAGGTGGCGCGCAGCCTTTCGCATTACAACTTCCTGGCCCTGCCCGTGGTGGACGACGCCGGCAAATTTCTGGGCGTGGTGACGCACGACGACGTCATTGACATCATTCACGAAGAAGCCAGCGAAGACATGCTGGGGATGGTGGGCGCCGGCGTGGATGAAACCGTGGACACGCCCTGGCGCCAGTCCGTGCTCAAACGGCTGCCCTGGCTGTGCGTGAACATGTTCACCTCCCTCATGGCGGCCATCGTGGTTGGTTTTTTTGAGGAATCCATCGAAAAAATGGCCATCCTGGCGGTGCTCATGGGCATTGTCTGCAACCAGGGGGGCAACACCGGGCAGCAATCCCTGGCGGTGGTCATCCGGCAGTTGGTGCTGGAAGCCATGGACCGTAAAAAATCTTCCCACGCCATCCGACGCGAATTGCGCATCGGCCTGCTCAATGGGCTGGTCATCGGCGTCTTGGTGTCTGCTGCAGTGACGCTCGTCACCAAAAATCTGGTACTGGGCATGGTCATGGGCGGGGCGCTACTGATGAACATGACACTGGGGGCCACAGTGGGAGCGTCCATCCCCCTGGTGTTGCGGCGTCTTGGGCGCGATCCTGCCCAGGCGTCCAGCATTTTCCTCACCGCCTGCACAGATACTGGCGGCTTTCTGATTTTCCTTGGATTGGCCACCCTGTTTCTGCTATAA
- a CDS encoding HypC/HybG/HupF family hydrogenase formation chaperone — MCLAIPARIETIENGVATCRVGASDTFVKASLLLLEGQAGPGDYLVVHAGFALRKMDVKEAEESLQVMRDMAAVMNGGDVRF; from the coding sequence ATGTGCCTTGCCATTCCCGCCCGTATTGAAACCATTGAAAATGGCGTGGCCACCTGCCGCGTGGGAGCCAGCGACACCTTTGTCAAAGCCTCCCTGCTGCTGCTGGAAGGCCAGGCTGGCCCCGGGGACTACCTGGTGGTGCATGCCGGCTTTGCCCTGCGCAAGATGGACGTCAAGGAAGCCGAAGAATCTCTGCAAGTCATGCGGGACATGGCCGCGGTGATGAACGGCGGCGACGTGCGATTCTAG
- a CDS encoding response regulator — MSCRRVLLVDDHPLFREGLKALVQQTGQYEVTAEAGSCAEALALARQVRPDIAIVDLSLPDGSGVELLRELQQEVPGLRVVVVSMHCKIEFVSESFRAGAGAYVLKESSAESLARALEAVSRNEQYLDSAVSPKVLQKLMEFSNRRAMISDSPYAKLTRREQQIFRLLAEGVHPADIAASLFISRKTVDNHRANIMSKLGLASTIELVRYAARLGVVDLES; from the coding sequence ATGAGCTGCCGGCGGGTCCTGCTTGTGGACGATCACCCTCTGTTTCGCGAGGGGCTCAAGGCCCTGGTGCAGCAGACCGGGCAGTACGAGGTGACGGCCGAAGCCGGCAGCTGCGCCGAGGCCCTGGCCCTGGCCCGGCAGGTGCGGCCGGATATCGCCATCGTGGACCTTTCCCTGCCCGACGGCAGCGGCGTCGAACTGCTGCGGGAGCTGCAGCAGGAGGTGCCGGGCCTGCGCGTGGTGGTGGTGAGCATGCATTGCAAGATCGAGTTTGTGTCCGAGAGCTTCCGCGCCGGCGCCGGCGCATATGTGCTCAAGGAGTCCAGTGCCGAGAGCCTGGCCCGGGCCCTGGAAGCCGTGAGCCGCAACGAGCAGTACCTGGACAGCGCTGTCTCGCCCAAGGTGCTGCAAAAATTGATGGAGTTCTCCAATCGCCGGGCGATGATCTCAGATTCGCCCTATGCCAAGCTCACCAGACGCGAACAGCAGATTTTCCGCCTGCTGGCCGAGGGCGTGCACCCGGCAGATATCGCGGCCTCGCTGTTCATCTCTCGCAAGACCGTGGACAACCACCGCGCCAACATCATGAGCAAGCTGGGGTTGGCCAGCACCATTGAGCTGGTGCGCTACGCCGCGCGGTTGGGCGTGGTGGATCTGGAGTCGTGA
- a CDS encoding STAS domain-containing protein, with protein MPYCPPPADVVLLALARRLAQATDDRAVPGDWTWLDGSRIRAQLHANKAAAALPWNLAYFDLKEGNLLLAWLDADTLVLQLSGEMRGLAALNFGDALLEGLELGCSRFVLDFAQVAYLGQDALHLVAMLWRELGQEGRQQQLLLQHAAGFPELRRAAPSCF; from the coding sequence ATGCCCTATTGCCCTCCTCCCGCGGATGTCGTCCTCCTCGCCCTGGCCCGCCGTCTGGCGCAGGCCACGGACGACCGCGCCGTGCCGGGGGACTGGACCTGGCTGGACGGCTCGCGCATTCGGGCGCAGCTGCACGCCAACAAGGCTGCGGCGGCCCTGCCCTGGAATCTGGCGTATTTCGATCTCAAGGAAGGCAACCTGCTGCTGGCCTGGCTGGATGCCGACACCCTTGTCCTGCAGTTGTCCGGCGAGATGCGCGGCCTTGCAGCCTTGAATTTCGGGGATGCCCTGCTGGAAGGGCTGGAGCTCGGCTGCTCCCGGTTCGTGCTGGATTTTGCGCAGGTGGCGTATCTTGGCCAGGATGCCCTGCATCTGGTGGCCATGCTGTGGCGGGAGCTGGGGCAGGAAGGCCGCCAGCAGCAGCTGTTGTTGCAGCATGCAGCGGGCTTCCCCGAACTGCGCAGGGCGGCGCCCTCATGTTTCTGA
- the nadC gene encoding carboxylating nicotinate-nucleotide diphosphorylase gives MVPSLDVVVPDATQQRQIRCMLQTALDEDGPDLTSRGIFSAQESLTATLLAKDDCRVAGLPLIPLVLELAGGGVVAEYLVEEGADVLPGTRLALLRGSAWTILAAERVILNCMCHASGIATLTRTYVAQLQGTNTTLLDTRKTLPGLRALEKYAVRVGGACNHRMDLHSMLMAKDNHIDRAGSITAAVTALRRAYDPCPPMVVECRTVADVQEAVALGVDRCLLDNMDLDTLRAALACIPPTVQSEVSGGVTLDTLAAIASLGPDFVSVGRLTHSAPVADLSLCIAPTDQ, from the coding sequence ATGGTTCCCTCCCTGGATGTTGTAGTCCCTGACGCCACCCAGCAGCGCCAGATCCGTTGCATGCTCCAGACCGCCCTGGACGAGGACGGGCCAGACCTGACCTCCCGCGGCATCTTTTCGGCCCAGGAATCCTTGACGGCCACCTTGCTGGCCAAGGACGACTGCCGCGTGGCCGGGCTGCCGCTCATTCCCCTGGTCCTGGAACTGGCCGGCGGCGGCGTGGTGGCGGAATATCTGGTGGAAGAGGGGGCGGATGTGCTCCCCGGCACGCGGCTGGCCCTGTTGCGTGGCAGCGCCTGGACCATCCTGGCTGCGGAGCGGGTGATTCTGAACTGCATGTGCCACGCCAGCGGCATTGCCACCCTGACCCGGACATACGTGGCCCAGCTGCAGGGGACGAACACCACCCTGCTGGACACTCGCAAGACCCTGCCCGGCCTGCGGGCCCTGGAAAAATACGCCGTGCGCGTGGGCGGGGCCTGCAATCATCGTATGGATCTGCATTCCATGCTCATGGCCAAGGATAATCATATCGACCGCGCAGGCTCCATCACCGCCGCGGTCACGGCCCTGCGCCGCGCCTACGATCCGTGCCCGCCCATGGTGGTGGAATGCCGGACCGTGGCCGACGTGCAGGAGGCCGTGGCCCTGGGGGTGGACCGGTGCCTGCTGGACAACATGGACCTGGACACGCTGCGCGCGGCCCTGGCCTGCATCCCTCCCACGGTGCAGAGCGAGGTAAGCGGCGGCGTCACCCTCGACACTCTGGCCGCCATTGCCAGCCTGGGACCGGACTTCGTCAGCGTGGGGCGGCTGACCCATTCCGCCCCCGTGGCCGATCTCAGCCTGTGCATCGCCCCAACGGACCAATAA